The Opitutaceae bacterium DNA segment CACGAGATTGTCGTAAACCGTGTGTTCGGTGTACACGCTAGGCGTCTGGAACTTCCGGCCGATACCCAGGCGGTTGATCTCGTACTCCCGCAGCTCGGTGAGGTTGATGTCACCGAATTCGATCTTGCCCGTGTCCGGCTGGGCGCGACCGGAGATCAGGTCGAAGAAGGTGGATTTTCCCGCACCATTAGGCCCGATCACAGTCCGGAGTTCCCCTGCAAACAGGTAAAAATTGAGATTGGAGATGGCACGGAAGCCGTCGTAGGTCTTCGAGACGTCCTCCACGGTGAGAATGGGATGGCTCATGACTTGGCTTTCGTTTCGACGGCTTTCTCCGGTGTCTCCGACTGCGCGGATGCCTTGCGACGGTTAAGTGCGGCCTTGATGCGCGCGGGCAGGCTGACAACTCCACCTGGCAACAGGAGCACAACAATGATGAAGAGCAGGCCGAGGATGATCAGCCACAAGTCGGGAAACTCCCGTGTGGCCCAACTCTTGAGCGCATTGATGCCGACCGCCCCGATGATTGGGCCGACCAGCGTCGCTCGCCCACCGACCGCCACCCACACGACTGCCTCGAGTGACTTGTCCGGAGTCATTTCAGAGGGATTGATGATCCCCACCTGCGGCACATAGAGTGCGCCACCAATCGCGGCGATGAGGGAACTCAATACGAAGACAAACAGCTTGTAGTGGGACGCTGCATAACCGCTGAAGAGCACCCGATTTTCACCGTCGCGGATCGCCTTCTGGACCAGGCCGAACTTCGTCGTGCTCAACCAGCGGCAACCGACGTAAACGAGCAGCAACGTGACCGCAGTGAGGACGAACAGGACGCGGTAGGTCGTCGGTGAGGTGATCTCATGCCCAAGGATTCGCTTGAAGTCAGTGAACCCGTTGTTGCCGCCCATCAGCATGTCGTTGCGGAAGAACATCAATGATGCCCCGTAAGTCAGCGCCTGGGTGAGGATCGAGAAGTACACACCCCGAATTCGCGACCGGAACGCCAGGTAGCCGAAGACCCACGCAATTACGCCAGGCAGTACAAACACCATGAGCATGGCGAAGCCGAAGGAGTAGAACGGCCTCCAAAACGAAGGGAGGAATGTGTGCCCAAGGAACACCATGAAGTCGGGCAGAAAATTCGGGTTCTTGCCGGCTTGAGCGTACACGCCAAGCTCACCAATCATCAGCATCAGGTGCATGCCGATCATGTATCCGCCGAGGCTGAAAAAGAGCGCCTGGCCCAGGCTTAGCAAGCCAGTGTAACCCCAAAGCAGGTCCACCGAGATTGCCAGCAAGGCATAGCAAAGGTACTTGCCCCAAAGATTGACGGTAAACGAGCTTACCATCCCCGCCGAGTGCATCCAAGGGAAGACCACGATCAGGAAAAGCGCGACTACGCCGACGATTCCCACTTCAATTTTAAGGCGCTTCGTGTTTGTGGGCATGGCTTAGTCCTCCAGGCCGCGACCGCGGGTTACGAAGATCCCGGCAGGCCGCCACTGCAAGAAGAGAATAATGGCGACGAGCACGAGGATCTTGCCAAGGACGGGATTCAACAGGATCTGCTGCAGCGACTGGTCCACCATTCCAATGCCCACCGCGCTCACAATCGTGCCGGAGAGGTTTCCCACGCCGCCGACCACCACTGTCATGAAGCAGTCCACGATGTAGTTCTGGCCGAGTGACGGACCCACATTGCTGATCTGCGAAACAAAGGCGCCTGCAAGACCGGCGAGGCCGCTTCCCAGCCCAAAGGTCATCATATTGACGCGCTCCGTCCTGACGCCCATGCATGACGCCATTGTGCGATTCTGCATCACTGCGCGCATGAGCAGTCCGAGGGGAGTACGGGTGAGCAGAAGCCACACACCGATGATGATCAGAACTGCAAATCCGATCACGAAAAGCCGGTTCCAACCAAGAATCACATCATTGACCGTGAAGTTGCCGCTGAGGAACGTAGGGCTGGCCACTTGGACATTGTTCGCTCCGAAGATGAGCCGAAACACCTGTTGCAACACCAACGAGACACCCCACGTTGCCAAAAGGCTCTCGAGGGGTCGCCGGTAAAGAAACCGGATCACCGAGCGTTCCAGCAGCACACCCACTGCTGCCGCGGTGAAGAAACTCAATGGCAACGACACGAGGAAGTAGGCATCGTACGCGAAGCCACTGGCATTGAGACCGGGCAGCGTGATCGTGAATTTTCCGAACGGCGAAAGCGCCATTCCTGCGCCAAAAACGTTCTGGACGAGGTAGGTGGTGTAGGCGCCAACTGCGATCATCTCGCCATGCGCCATGTTGATGACGCGCATGAGGCCGAAGGTGATCGCGAGCCCGATCGCGACGACCAGAAGGACGCTGCCTGCACTCAGGCCACGAAACAACGTGCCCCAGAAATTGACCGCTGTCCGGTGCTCTTCCACGGCAAGCAGCGCCGAGCGGGCGGCGTCAGCGAGTTCAGCGTCCTTAGAGGTTTCGAACTCCTTTTGGGCGGATTTGAGAAAGTCGGCGCTCGAGAGAGAATGGAGCTCCTTGAGCGTCAGGAGAGCACCGAGCTTCGCAGCGCGGTCGCCGACCTTAAGTTCGATGACGGCGATCGCTTCGCGGATGGCACGAATAACCCGCGGCTCCTTCTCCTTTTCAAGGAGCGCCTTTAGCACGGGAAGCTTGTCTGCGGCCTGGGCGAAGCCCAAGGTGGAGACAGCTTGAATCCGTTTGAGCGGGTCGGGGTCACTGAGGTCCACCAAATCAAGAACGGCCTTCATCGCCCGTCGCAACGCCGAGGTGTGTTCAGCCGCGGGCAGCTTTCCCGGCGCGAGGCGAACCGGGGTTCCAGACGCGTCCACGAGCGGACTTCCGTCCGCCACGCGGACGGCGGCGAACAGCCCCGTCGAATCTTTTTCCCCCGCAAGCACGACCGGAACCTTCGCGCCGTCGGGTTCGGCAAAGAGGTAGAGGGAGTCCTCACGCCAGGCAGAGAGCAAAATCTTGATCTCAGGATCACCCCTTCCTGCAAGTTGATTGAGTAGTGCGAGCTTCTCCGGGTTCGCTTTCGTAACCGCCGCCTTGGCGATCAGTTCGCGCGAGGTCATCTCCGCCGCATTCATCGGCAGCCAAGCCGCCGCGAGCAGGAGAATTAGGGTGAGTAAGGGAAGACGCACGGTATGAATTCGATTAATCAGAATGCTTAGGAAAAAGGAGGGGCGGCTGAGGGCGCACCCCTCCTTCATGAACTATGACTGACTACAACTGACTGACCTCGGCTGTTTACTTGAACTTGCCCTTGAGCCAGGGCTCGCCGTAAACCGCCTTGAATTCATTGAGAATCTTGAACTGGCCATCGGCCTTGGTCTCGCCGATGTAAACATTCTTCGTGAGGTGCATGTTCGGCTGGGTGGTGACGGTGCCACCGGGGCCATCAAATGAGATGCCGGATTTCCAAGCGGCGCGGACCTTGTCGACTTCGAAGGAACCAGCCTTTTCGACTGCGGCCTTCCAGAGGTAGGCGCCAACGTAGCTGAGCACCATGGGCGAGCAGGTCACGCGGCCTTCCTTCACGATGCCAGGGACCGTCGACTTTTGGAGCCAGGATTGGAAGTTGGCCACAAACTTTGCGTTGGCCGGCGTGTCAATCGACTGGAAGTAGGTCCAGCAACCGAGCTGCCCGACGAGCTGTTTCGCGGGAAGACCGCGGAACTCGTCCTCGGAGATCGAGAAGGAAACGACAGGGCACGTTTCGGCCGTGAGACCGGCGGCGGCGTACTCCTTGAAGAAGGGCACGTTTGTGTCGCCGTTCAGGGTGCTGATCACGCACGCGTCGCCAGAGGCGGCGAATTGTTTGATCTCGGCGACGATCTGCTGGTAGTCGTTGTGACCGAATGGCGTGTATTTGCCGGCGGAGATGATCTTGCCGGAAGCGTCCTTCTTGAAGCCACCACCGATGTTCTCGAGGGGAACTCCCTTGCTCAGGAGATACTCCAGGAGCACGAGGTTGGTGGTTTGCGGGTAGACGTAGTCAGAGCCGAGGAGGTAGAACCTCTTCTTACCTTCCTGCAGGTAGTAATCGACGGCGGGAGTGGCTTGTTGGTTCACGGCTTCCGCGGTGTAGCACACATTCTGGCTTTCCTCTTCGCCCTCGTATTGCACCGGATAGAAGAGAAGACCGTTTTCCTTTTCAAACACAGGGAGCACCGACTTGCGGCTCACCGAAGTCCAGCAGCCGAAGACAACCGCGACCTTGTCCTGAACAAGCAATTGCTCAGCTTTCTCTTTGAACAGCGGCCAGTTGGAGGCTCCGTCGACGACGACCGGCTCGATCTTGTGGCCGAGAACGCCGCCCTTGGCGTTGATTTCGTCGAAAGTGAACAGCAGCACGTCACGGAGCGAGGTCTCCGAGATGGCCATGGTGCCAGAAAGGGAGTGAAGGACGCCAACCTTGACGGCTTTATCTGCCGCGGAAAGCGAGGTGAGGAAGGAAGCCGCGGCGATGCTAGCCCCGGCGAGGATTTTTCCGAATTTGGAGATCATTGGATGTTGGGTGGGAGCATGTGCACGGGCGCAGCACGCCAGGGTCGCGCACAAAGAGGGTGGAAAATGCGCCGCGGGTCAGCGCCCGCGGCGCGGGAGTGATGCAGGGACCCGCAGCAAGCAGGTCCCGTCTATGGCCGCAAAGCGACCGCGTAGTTAGAACTTGAATACGGCTTGTACGCCGTAGAACGTGTCCGAGTCCAGGACGTAGTCGCTGTACTCGTACAGCGAGACTTCGGCGCGGATGAAGAGATTGTCCGTGAGCTTGTACGTCGGCGAGACCGTGTACTTCGTGAAGCTCGGACCATCATCCACATCCTCGCCACTCACGCGGGCGACGAGCGAGACCTTGGGGTCGAACGCGTAGCTCAGGTAGGCGAGCCAGTTGGTGCCGTCCGCGGAGAAGCTCTCCTTGCTGACAAATTCACCGGCAACCGTGAGCTGGCTGTTGATCGCGTATTGCGCCCAGATATCCCAGACGAAGGTCTCTTCGCCAGCGCCACCGTTGGTGTAGACCTTCTGGCCGTCCTCATCGCGCATGAAGTCGCCTTCGGTCTGGTAGCCAAGGCCGCCCCAAAGGGTCAGGCCCTCGACACCGGTATAGGAAACGTATGCCTCGTATCCCTGGTTGGACTTGAGTTCGCCGTCCCCCTTAAAGGCGTTGCCGCCGTACACGGAGTCCACGATCGCGAAGCCGGCCGAATAAGCCTTGTCCGAGTATCCGATCTTGATGCCCGAGTGATAGCCAGGGATCGGCGCCAGGAAATCGCCGTTCGCGTAGCTGATCTGCGTCATGTTCGGGATATCAAACGCCTCGTAGCCGAGCCAGCTGAGGAACTTGCCACCCGTGATCGTCACGCCGCTGCCCGCGTCGTAATTGACATACGCATCGAGGAGCGTGAGGTCATCGCCAGGGGTCGCACCGGTGTAGTAGATGCTGGCGGTGCCGGAGACCGGGCTGAAGGTGGTGTTGAATGCCAGCTTGGCGGCATCGAGGTCGAATTTGTCCCAATCGGCTTCCTCGTACCCGCGATAGGAACCGGCGGCGTAGCCACCGACCGAGAAGTTTTCGTTGAGCTTGACGTCTGCGGAGGCAGTGGCGCTGAGCGCAAGCGCGGCTGCTGCCACGCCGCCAATTTGTTTGATGCGATTATGCATGAGGAGGAGGTTAGGTGTTCGTATCTCTTCCGGTGGCGAAACTTCGCGCACCGTTGCACCCCCTCAAGCACACACCCTGCCACGGCCTGCTGTTTATGTATGAATAATATTAATCATGACCAGCAATCCGATTCCCCTCCGGTTCCGCATACTATTGACAATGTGTTGATTACTTCCGCTCCTCGGAACGCACCGGCTCCTTCAGTCGGCTTTCAATCACGGAGAAACGGCCCTGCTCGGCCGCCTGAACGAATCCCTCGGTCGCGCTTTTCAACTCCTCCCATCGGCCGCGGATGTCCCGCGCCTCTTCCGCCGTGATCTTCTGATCGCCCGCGGCGACCGCGATCACTTGTAACATATCGGCAAATTCCTGGATGATGTTGTTCGTGGCCGGCATGAGTTCCCGGTGGCCATGGCGCCCGTCCGGGTTGGCTATGAAAAATCCTCCTGCCCGCTCGCACACCCATTGCGCGATACGCCGATCATGCGTGATGCGGATCAGTTGCTCGATCCGATCGAGCGGGTTGTTCGCCCCACTGCCTTCGAGGGGCGGCTCGGCCCATTTGTAAATGAGGGACAGGGACAGGCCCATTTCAGACGCGACTTGCTTGGCGCTCGTTTCCTTCAAAAGGTCCTTCAGAAGCTCGTGGGACTCCATGGCGTAACATCCTTGCCTTGATGACAACCCGTTGGCAATCCCGCAGCCGAGGCTTCATTTTTTCCGTGCCTTGTCCCGACACTTGGGCGAGACTGATCGCCCGCCATGAACATTCACGAATACCAGGCCAAGGCGCTCTTCGAGAAGTTCGGTATCGCCGTCCCCAAAGGCGCGCCGGCTAAGAGCGCAGAAGATTTCGATGCGGCCCTCGCACAACTCCCAGCTGGACCCACTATGGTGAAGTCCCAGATTCACGCTGGA contains these protein-coding regions:
- the urtC gene encoding urea ABC transporter permease subunit UrtC, which produces MPTNTKRLKIEVGIVGVVALFLIVVFPWMHSAGMVSSFTVNLWGKYLCYALLAISVDLLWGYTGLLSLGQALFFSLGGYMIGMHLMLMIGELGVYAQAGKNPNFLPDFMVFLGHTFLPSFWRPFYSFGFAMLMVFVLPGVIAWVFGYLAFRSRIRGVYFSILTQALTYGASLMFFRNDMLMGGNNGFTDFKRILGHEITSPTTYRVLFVLTAVTLLLVYVGCRWLSTTKFGLVQKAIRDGENRVLFSGYAASHYKLFVFVLSSLIAAIGGALYVPQVGIINPSEMTPDKSLEAVVWVAVGGRATLVGPIIGAVGINALKSWATREFPDLWLIILGLLFIIVVLLLPGGVVSLPARIKAALNRRKASAQSETPEKAVETKAKS
- the urtB gene encoding urea ABC transporter permease subunit UrtB: MRLPLLTLILLLAAAWLPMNAAEMTSRELIAKAAVTKANPEKLALLNQLAGRGDPEIKILLSAWREDSLYLFAEPDGAKVPVVLAGEKDSTGLFAAVRVADGSPLVDASGTPVRLAPGKLPAAEHTSALRRAMKAVLDLVDLSDPDPLKRIQAVSTLGFAQAADKLPVLKALLEKEKEPRVIRAIREAIAVIELKVGDRAAKLGALLTLKELHSLSSADFLKSAQKEFETSKDAELADAARSALLAVEEHRTAVNFWGTLFRGLSAGSVLLVVAIGLAITFGLMRVINMAHGEMIAVGAYTTYLVQNVFGAGMALSPFGKFTITLPGLNASGFAYDAYFLVSLPLSFFTAAAVGVLLERSVIRFLYRRPLESLLATWGVSLVLQQVFRLIFGANNVQVASPTFLSGNFTVNDVILGWNRLFVIGFAVLIIIGVWLLLTRTPLGLLMRAVMQNRTMASCMGVRTERVNMMTFGLGSGLAGLAGAFVSQISNVGPSLGQNYIVDCFMTVVVGGVGNLSGTIVSAVGIGMVDQSLQQILLNPVLGKILVLVAIILFLQWRPAGIFVTRGRGLED
- a CDS encoding transporter substrate-binding protein; this encodes MISKFGKILAGASIAAASFLTSLSAADKAVKVGVLHSLSGTMAISETSLRDVLLFTFDEINAKGGVLGHKIEPVVVDGASNWPLFKEKAEQLLVQDKVAVVFGCWTSVSRKSVLPVFEKENGLLFYPVQYEGEEESQNVCYTAEAVNQQATPAVDYYLQEGKKRFYLLGSDYVYPQTTNLVLLEYLLSKGVPLENIGGGFKKDASGKIISAGKYTPFGHNDYQQIVAEIKQFAASGDACVISTLNGDTNVPFFKEYAAAGLTAETCPVVSFSISEDEFRGLPAKQLVGQLGCWTYFQSIDTPANAKFVANFQSWLQKSTVPGIVKEGRVTCSPMVLSYVGAYLWKAAVEKAGSFEVDKVRAAWKSGISFDGPGGTVTTQPNMHLTKNVYIGETKADGQFKILNEFKAVYGEPWLKGKFK
- a CDS encoding outer membrane beta-barrel protein, whose product is MHNRIKQIGGVAAAALALSATASADVKLNENFSVGGYAAGSYRGYEEADWDKFDLDAAKLAFNTTFSPVSGTASIYYTGATPGDDLTLLDAYVNYDAGSGVTITGGKFLSWLGYEAFDIPNMTQISYANGDFLAPIPGYHSGIKIGYSDKAYSAGFAIVDSVYGGNAFKGDGELKSNQGYEAYVSYTGVEGLTLWGGLGYQTEGDFMRDEDGQKVYTNGGAGEETFVWDIWAQYAINSQLTVAGEFVSKESFSADGTNWLAYLSYAFDPKVSLVARVSGEDVDDGPSFTKYTVSPTYKLTDNLFIRAEVSLYEYSDYVLDSDTFYGVQAVFKF
- a CDS encoding phage regulatory CII family protein, translated to MESHELLKDLLKETSAKQVASEMGLSLSLIYKWAEPPLEGSGANNPLDRIEQLIRITHDRRIAQWVCERAGGFFIANPDGRHGHRELMPATNNIIQEFADMLQVIAVAAGDQKITAEEARDIRGRWEELKSATEGFVQAAEQGRFSVIESRLKEPVRSEERK